CCGCCCCGCCCCACTGCACCGGTACGATGCGCTCGTCTTCGCCGCCGGCGGCGATGTTGGGGCAGTCGGCACGATGGATCGTCACGCCGCGGCTGCGGGTGATGTAGCCGACGATCTCATCGCCGGGCACGGGCGTACAGCAGCGAGCGATCGAGGTCAGCAGATCGTCCTGGCCGAGCACACGGATGTTGGACGGCACCACGCGGCGCGGGCTGGCCACGGCGGGCGGCAAGATCGGCTCCTGCCGCGCCTCCATCGCCGCGGCCAGGCGCGCGGTGATCTGATGCAGGCTGAGGTCGCCGCAGCCGACCTTCTGAAAGAGATCGTCGGTCGAGTCGAGATGGCAGAGCTTGAGCAGCTCGCCCTGTTTCTCGGCCAGGCTCACGCCGAGGCGGCGCAGCTCCTTCTCCAGCAGCTCGCGCCCGCGCTCAATGTTCTCGACCCGCTCGCGCTTCTTAAACCAGGCGCGAACCTTCTCCTTCGCGTGGTTCGTCTTGAGATAGCCGAGATCGGCGTTCAGCCAGTCGCGCGACGGCCCGCGCGAGCTCTTACTGGACATGATCTCGACCACATCGCCGTTCTGCAGCGCGTGGTTGAGCGGCAGCAGCCGGCCGTTGACCTTCGTTCCGACGCAGTTGTGGCCGAGGTCGGTGTGGATGCGGTAGGCGAAATCGAGCGGCGTCGAGCCCGCCGGCAGGTCCTTGATCTCGCCCTTCGGCGTGTACACAAAGACCTGATCGCCGAAGATGTCGGTCTTGACCGAATCGACGAAATCGTCGGCGGTCTTCAGCTCGCGCTGCCAGTCCAGCAGTTGGCGCAGCCAGGCCAGCCGCTCTTCGAAGCGCAGATCGCGCTTGCCGCCCTCTTTGTAGCGCCAGTGCGCGGCGACGCCGTACTCGGCGATCTGGTGCATCTCCTGCGTGCGGATCTGCACCTCAAGCGGCCGGGCGCCCAGGCACATCACCGTCGTGTGCAGCGACTGATACAGGCTGTCCTTGGGGCTGGCGATATAGTCGTCGAACTGGCCGGGAATCGGGCGCCAGAGATTGTGCACGATGCCAAGCGCGTTGTAGCAGTCGGCGCCGGAGTTAACCAGCACGCGCAGGGCGAGCAGATCGTAGATCTCGTTGAAACTCTTCCCCTGGGCCTCGTACCGCGCGATCTTCTGATAGATGCTGTAGATGTGCTTGGCGCGTCCCTTGACTTCGGCCTCGACGCCGTGCTTCTCCAGCTCCTCGGTGAGAATGCGCTCGACCTGCCGGATGTACTGCTCGCGCATCGCCCGCTTCGACTGCACGAGCTGAGCGATCTCGCGGTACTTTTCCGGGTTCAGATAGCGGAAGGAAAGGTCTTCCAACTCCCACTTGATCTGCCAGATGCCGAGCCGGTTGGCCAGCGGCGCGTAGATCTCCATCGTCTCGGCGGCGATGCGCCGGCGCTTCTCCGGCTCCTTCGCGTCGAGCGTGCGCATGTTGTGCAGCCGGTCGGCCAGCTTGATGATCACCACGCGCACGTCCTCGGCCATGGCGAGGAACATCTTGCGCAGGTTCTCTGCCTGCGAGCCGTCCGCCGGCCGGCCCTCCGGCGGCTGCCAGTGCATCTTGCTCAGCTTGGTCGTGCCCTCGACCAGGCGGGCGATCTCCGGCCCGAAGCGCTTCTCCAGTTGCGCCGGCGTCACGCCGCAGTCTTCCATCGTGTCGTGCATCAGCGCCGCCGCCACGGCGGAGGCGTCGAGTTGCAGGTCGGCGACGGTGTATGCTGCCTGCAGCGGATGCTGGATGTACGGTTCGCCCGACAGCCGCAGCGCGCCTTCGTGCGCCGTTTCGGCGAAGGCGTAAGCGTCCGCGACCACGGAGACCTTGTCTTCGGGCAGGTATTCCGCTACTCGGTCGAGCAGTTCAGAGACGTTCATGGGCACCCGT
The sequence above is drawn from the Dehalococcoidia bacterium genome and encodes:
- a CDS encoding bifunctional (p)ppGpp synthetase/guanosine-3',5'-bis(diphosphate) 3'-pyrophosphohydrolase produces the protein MNVSELLDRVAEYLPEDKVSVVADAYAFAETAHEGALRLSGEPYIQHPLQAAYTVADLQLDASAVAAALMHDTMEDCGVTPAQLEKRFGPEIARLVEGTTKLSKMHWQPPEGRPADGSQAENLRKMFLAMAEDVRVVIIKLADRLHNMRTLDAKEPEKRRRIAAETMEIYAPLANRLGIWQIKWELEDLSFRYLNPEKYREIAQLVQSKRAMREQYIRQVERILTEELEKHGVEAEVKGRAKHIYSIYQKIARYEAQGKSFNEIYDLLALRVLVNSGADCYNALGIVHNLWRPIPGQFDDYIASPKDSLYQSLHTTVMCLGARPLEVQIRTQEMHQIAEYGVAAHWRYKEGGKRDLRFEERLAWLRQLLDWQRELKTADDFVDSVKTDIFGDQVFVYTPKGEIKDLPAGSTPLDFAYRIHTDLGHNCVGTKVNGRLLPLNHALQNGDVVEIMSSKSSRGPSRDWLNADLGYLKTNHAKEKVRAWFKKRERVENIERGRELLEKELRRLGVSLAEKQGELLKLCHLDSTDDLFQKVGCGDLSLHQITARLAAAMEARQEPILPPAVASPRRVVPSNIRVLGQDDLLTSIARCCTPVPGDEIVGYITRSRGVTIHRADCPNIAAGGEDERIVPVQWGGAEEFYPVALHIVSMDRVGLLRDITTLISDEKVNMNGVRTQRRNDHETSIQLTVEIKGIEQLSRLLNKLEGVRGVISVGRAREGVRAEV